Part of the Streptomyces sp. NBC_01353 genome, CACCAGCTACATCATGGAGCTGGACACCCCCTGTACGGTCACCAACCCGCCCGCCCCCGTCTCCGAGACGATCACGGCGAGCGCGCAGCCGGGTGCCAACGAGCGCAACATCTCGCTCGGCACGCCCTCCGGCGCACCGGGTGTCCGGGTCACCGTGACCGGCGCCAAGTTCACCCCGCTCGCCGAGGTCACCGTCGTCGGCCGCTCCGGCGCGGCGGAGACCGCCGACCGGATGACCGTCACCACCGACAGCCAGGGCGGGTTCACCGTCCGACTGATGGTCAACGACAAGGCGACCACCGGAGTCGTGGCGTACGAGGGGACGGCCTGGGATCCGGAGAAGGGCGCCGGACCGGCCGCGTACACCGTCATCGACGACACCCCGCAGCCGCCGAACAGCCAGAAGCTCACGGCGGCCGTCACGGCGGGCGAACTGTCGATGACCCAGGCCGGTGACACGGTCCAGCTGTCGTCCGTCGACTTCGGTCAGGGCGGCGCGGCGACCGGCGATCTGAAGACGGTGACGGTCAAGGACTTCCGCGGCGGCCCCGCGGGCTGGTCCCTGACCGGCAAGGTCACCGACTTCACCGGACCCGGCGGCTCCATCGGCGCCGGAAAGCTCAGCTGGACCCCTGCCTGCACCACCAAGGCCGGCAGCCCCAGCACCTGCGTCCCCGGCTCGGCGGGCACGGTCGGGAGTGGCGGGGCGACCCTCGCCTCGACCGCGAACGGCACGGTCACCGGCGGTGAGTTCACCGTCGACGCCAAGGTCTCCCTCGACGTCCCGGCGTTCACCGCGCCCGGCTCGTACGCGGGCGTCCTGACGCTCACGCTCAGCTGATCCGCAGACATGCTCACCGCGGGCCGGGCGCGCACCCGGTCGGCCCGCTCCGACCCCGGGGGGTTCCGCACCGTGCGCACCAAGCTGTACGTCCTCCTCGTCGCGGCGGCGCTCGTGCTGCTCGGCGCGCCCGCCGCTCCGGCCGCCGAGAACGGCGAGTGGGCGGTCTACCCGGCCGCCTCCCAGCTGGGCAGCCGGCCGTACTTCTATCTCGCGGCCGACCCCGGCACGACCCTGACCGACCGGGTCACCGTCACCAACAAGACGGGCGCGCCGCTCACCTTCCGCATCTACGGGGCCGACGCCTACAACACCGAGCGCGACGGCGGCTTCGCCGTCCGCACCAGCCAGGAGAAGCAGACCGGCGCCGGTGCCTGGATCACGCCCGAACGGACCCGTGTCACGGTCCCGCCCCGCTCCTCCGTCACCGTGCCCTACACCCTCGCCGTCCCCGAGGACGCCGAGCCCGGTGACCACCCAGGCGCCGTCGTCGCCCTCGACGAGCGCGTGGAGGCCGGCGGCAAGGGCTCCGTCGCGGTCGGCGTGCAGCGCGCCGTCGGGGCGAGGGTCTACCTCCGGGTCAACGGCCCCACCGTCCCGGCCCTCGCCGTCGAGGACGTCACCCTCGACCAGGACCGGCCGCTCGTCCCCGGCGCGGGCGCGAGCACCGCCCTCATCGCGTACACCCTGCACAACCGCGGCAACGTGACCCTCAACCCCAAGGTGGCCCTGCGCGCCGAGGGCGTCTTCGGGCGCACCCTGCTCGCCCGGGATCTGGCGAAGATCCCCTCCGAGCTGCTGCCGCGCCAGAAGATCCGGCTCACCGAGCGCTGGACGGGATCGCCGCAGTTCGACTGGGGCGAGGTGACCCTCACGGCCACCGCGAAGGACGTACGGGAGTCCGGGCGCGCGTCCTTCCTCGCCCTGCCCTGGCTCGCCGCCGCGGCCGTGCTCGCCGGGGGCGTGGCGGCGCTGATCGGGCTGCGGGTCCGGCGTCGCAGGGCCCCCGGCGGGCACTGAGTACGTGACGACGTCCCGCATCGGGGAGAATGGCCCCCATGAGCGCTCGCAATCAAGAATCCGAAGCCGTCCACCGGGCCGGCTTCGCCTGCTTCGTCGGCCGCCCCAACGCGGGCAAGTCCACCCTCACGAACGCTCTGGTCGGCCAGAAGGTGGCGATCACCTCCAACCGGCCGCAGACCACCCGGC contains:
- a CDS encoding beta-xylosidase, translating into MALRNPTRRRRWTAALGVAALAVASGALAAPAGALAAASQAVDFPTHCVPPPIAGIPPIDGTTTAEITVDKPTPKVGDTVTVTYKVTKPAASNPVDLALPADIMTPSGKVVLGGAQSGAVTVTGPKKNDPVPGKGAFPPFSMTGTFTVTAPGSITLSPGDYNIHTSYIMELDTPCTVTNPPAPVSETITASAQPGANERNISLGTPSGAPGVRVTVTGAKFTPLAEVTVVGRSGAAETADRMTVTTDSQGGFTVRLMVNDKATTGVVAYEGTAWDPEKGAGPAAYTVIDDTPQPPNSQKLTAAVTAGELSMTQAGDTVQLSSVDFGQGGAATGDLKTVTVKDFRGGPAGWSLTGKVTDFTGPGGSIGAGKLSWTPACTTKAGSPSTCVPGSAGTVGSGGATLASTANGTVTGGEFTVDAKVSLDVPAFTAPGSYAGVLTLTLS
- a CDS encoding DUF916 domain-containing protein → MRTKLYVLLVAAALVLLGAPAAPAAENGEWAVYPAASQLGSRPYFYLAADPGTTLTDRVTVTNKTGAPLTFRIYGADAYNTERDGGFAVRTSQEKQTGAGAWITPERTRVTVPPRSSVTVPYTLAVPEDAEPGDHPGAVVALDERVEAGGKGSVAVGVQRAVGARVYLRVNGPTVPALAVEDVTLDQDRPLVPGAGASTALIAYTLHNRGNVTLNPKVALRAEGVFGRTLLARDLAKIPSELLPRQKIRLTERWTGSPQFDWGEVTLTATAKDVRESGRASFLALPWLAAAAVLAGGVAALIGLRVRRRRAPGGH